From Halotia branconii CENA392, the proteins below share one genomic window:
- a CDS encoding HlyD family efflux transporter periplasmic adaptor subunit, producing MSRVTETRSIEQPLDPEQPKVWWGIAVALPIAIAAGLLTTAKVEQLRKLSPSVPVKPAANSISAVGRLEPRGEVIQLSAPTAGAQAASRVQQIFVKEGERVKKGQVIAILDNHDTQIAALEEAKAKLLESRANLAQLRVGSPRDIQAQTAIIARLQAQLRGEKEAQQATITRVAAQLSGEKLTQQATINRLEAELRGQKDSLRATIARVQAQQRNAQVDAGRYDYLYREGAISQQERDNRRLSAVTTSQQVIESQATLRQTLATLRQQLAEARANQVTNLATLQQQLIEAKVNRDKTVATLQKQIDEEKARLNRLIDVRPTDMQIAQAQVSNAIASVRQAEAQLKLSYVQAPTAGEILAVHTKSGEAISPNGIAEIGQTEQMMVIAEVPEDSIGRVRLGQNATITSDNGAFSEELKGTVTEIGRKIGKKDVLNTDPAADVDARVVEVKIALSPEDSFKVSGLTYGKVLVEINNYSNNQVP from the coding sequence ATGTCAAGGGTGACTGAGACAAGATCAATAGAGCAGCCACTTGATCCAGAACAACCTAAGGTTTGGTGGGGTATTGCTGTAGCTCTGCCAATAGCGATCGCAGCTGGACTTCTCACCACAGCTAAAGTTGAACAGCTCAGAAAGCTAAGCCCATCTGTGCCTGTAAAACCAGCTGCTAACAGCATTAGTGCTGTAGGGCGTTTGGAACCACGAGGGGAAGTGATTCAACTTTCTGCCCCAACCGCAGGCGCACAAGCTGCATCACGAGTTCAGCAAATCTTTGTCAAAGAAGGAGAACGGGTAAAAAAAGGTCAAGTAATTGCGATTTTAGACAATCATGATACTCAAATAGCAGCTTTAGAAGAAGCAAAAGCCAAACTACTAGAATCTCGTGCTAATTTAGCCCAGCTAAGAGTGGGATCACCAAGGGATATTCAAGCTCAAACAGCAATTATTGCTCGTTTACAAGCTCAGTTGCGTGGAGAAAAAGAAGCCCAGCAAGCCACAATCACTAGAGTTGCTGCCCAATTGAGTGGGGAAAAACTTACTCAACAGGCAACAATAAATCGTCTAGAAGCAGAACTTCGGGGGCAAAAAGATAGTTTAAGAGCAACGATCGCGCGGGTACAAGCTCAACAGCGTAATGCTCAAGTCGATGCTGGACGCTATGACTACTTATACCGAGAAGGTGCTATTTCCCAGCAAGAACGGGACAATAGACGTTTGAGTGCAGTAACTACTAGTCAACAAGTTATTGAAAGCCAAGCCACCTTAAGGCAGACACTAGCAACTTTAAGGCAACAACTGGCTGAGGCTAGAGCTAATCAAGTTACAAATTTAGCAACTTTGCAACAGCAACTGATCGAAGCTAAAGTTAACCGCGACAAAACTGTAGCAACTTTGCAAAAGCAAATTGATGAAGAAAAAGCCAGATTGAACAGACTTATAGATGTTCGTCCTACTGATATGCAAATAGCCCAAGCTCAAGTTAGTAATGCGATCGCTAGTGTCAGACAAGCGGAAGCACAACTAAAATTAAGCTATGTCCAAGCCCCAACTGCTGGCGAAATTTTAGCAGTTCATACCAAGTCAGGAGAAGCCATCAGTCCCAATGGTATTGCTGAGATTGGACAAACCGAGCAAATGATGGTGATTGCTGAAGTTCCTGAAGACAGTATTGGTAGAGTGCGTTTAGGTCAAAATGCCACGATTACCAGTGATAATGGGGCTTTTAGTGAAGAATTAAAGGGAACTGTAACTGAAATTGGCAGAAAAATTGGTAAAAAAGATGTGCTGAATACAGATCCAGCAGCAGACGTGGATGCCAGAGTCGTAGAAGTCAAAATTGCTTTATCTCCAGAAGATAGCTTCAAAGTTTCAGGTTTAACTTACGGCAAAGTTCTTGTTGAGATTAATAACTATAGCAACAATCAAGTACCTTAA
- a CDS encoding GNAT family N-acetyltransferase, whose amino-acid sequence MQVILAADEHLEGLTVLFDQYRVFYQQTSDLESAKKFLDERLQNRDSVIFVANDQGDLVGFTQLYPSFSSVSMKRVWILNDLFVQEVHRNKGVARLLMEAAENYAKQSKAVRVVLSTQILNSAAQELYESRGYLKDEEFYHYALRF is encoded by the coding sequence ATGCAAGTCATTTTAGCAGCTGATGAACATTTAGAAGGCTTAACAGTATTGTTTGATCAGTATCGCGTTTTTTATCAACAGACATCTGATCTTGAATCTGCGAAGAAATTTTTAGATGAACGGCTCCAAAATCGTGACTCTGTAATATTTGTAGCAAATGATCAGGGCGACTTGGTAGGGTTTACACAGCTTTATCCCAGCTTTTCTTCGGTATCGATGAAAAGAGTTTGGATTTTGAATGATTTGTTTGTGCAGGAAGTGCATCGAAACAAGGGAGTAGCTCGATTATTGATGGAGGCTGCCGAAAACTATGCAAAACAAAGTAAAGCGGTTCGAGTTGTGTTATCAACTCAGATTTTAAACTCGGCAGCACAAGAGCTATATGAATCGCGTGGATATTTAAAAGACGAGGAGTTTTATCATTATGCATTGCGGTTTTAG
- a CDS encoding glutamate--cysteine ligase produces the protein MQFFFGLEHEVAFLNKEGKFADFSCTKFTDFNQIVEKLPIYPDDYLQLRVGDAGIRMKRWYIEGFERFANSDKVIDCVSKGIEIRTTIHSNIQNAIDELSDSFRLLCEIATKFNYSPVLTSFNPYKTVFEPQPPLNDYELKQLQAYPDEQTANIYMVTYGPDLNISVADLPIETVIDIGKKLTYYSPYIVPFSYSSPFYNGSLWDGLSVRTFIRTGKRPAALVFVQTQEQLINSTPSLTKIARLPAEVGRIEFKACDSCDDFSMYAALLALLKGLILDQTLLGRATTPDADLHQLSAKEGFDNENIFANATKVMQAVETALKDDPDYHLLTPLKNILAKRKTKSHELIEVFESVGSIEDTLRQTYQVSKYHQQ, from the coding sequence ATGCAATTCTTTTTTGGTCTTGAACACGAAGTTGCTTTCTTGAATAAAGAAGGAAAGTTTGCTGATTTTTCCTGCACTAAGTTTACTGATTTCAATCAAATTGTGGAAAAACTACCCATATATCCTGATGATTATTTGCAGCTACGGGTTGGTGATGCCGGCATTAGAATGAAGAGATGGTACATTGAGGGATTTGAGCGATTTGCTAATTCTGATAAAGTCATTGATTGCGTCTCAAAAGGTATCGAAATCAGAACAACCATACATTCTAATATTCAAAATGCTATTGATGAATTATCCGACAGTTTTCGTTTATTATGTGAAATTGCTACTAAATTTAATTATTCACCAGTTTTAACTAGTTTTAATCCCTACAAAACAGTTTTTGAACCTCAACCGCCATTAAATGATTATGAGCTGAAACAACTACAGGCTTATCCTGACGAACAAACTGCTAATATTTATATGGTGACGTATGGTCCAGATTTAAATATTTCAGTGGCAGATTTGCCGATTGAAACTGTCATTGATATCGGAAAAAAATTAACTTATTATAGTCCTTATATTGTGCCTTTTAGTTATAGTTCTCCCTTTTATAATGGCAGTCTATGGGATGGACTATCAGTCAGGACATTTATCAGAACAGGAAAAAGACCAGCTGCCTTAGTTTTTGTCCAAACACAAGAACAATTAATTAATAGCACCCCTTCGTTAACAAAAATTGCCCGCCTTCCCGCAGAAGTAGGCCGTATCGAATTTAAAGCTTGTGATAGTTGTGATGATTTTTCAATGTATGCAGCATTACTGGCATTATTAAAAGGTCTGATTTTAGATCAAACTTTACTAGGGAGAGCAACTACACCTGATGCAGATTTACACCAGCTTTCAGCCAAAGAAGGCTTTGATAACGAAAATATTTTTGCCAATGCCACAAAAGTTATGCAAGCAGTTGAAACTGCCCTAAAAGATGATCCAGACTATCATTTGTTAACACCACTAAAAAATATTTTGGCAAAGCGGAAAACAAAATCTCACGAACTCATAGAAGTGTTTGAAAGTGTAGGTTCTATAGAAGATACTCTTAGACAAACTTACCAAGTCTCAAAATACCATCAACAGTGA
- the devC gene encoding ABC transporter permease DevC, which produces MNHKIPLSWLQLTREKTRLAVALAGIAFADILMFMQLGFRDALYYSNVRLHSSLIADVVLINSQSNAVLAMKSFSQRRLYKALELPIVKSVHPIYLDYTSWKNPVTGRPRSILTFGINPETNVFDLPGVPENLEKLKLPDVVLFDRSSRKEYGPIAAEFNQGNIVTAEVRRRRIKVAGLFTLGASFGADGNLITSDVNFLRIFNNRQRGLIDIGLIKLNPGVNATIAAEQLRNYLPEDINVLTKQEFIDFERNYWASSTAIGFIFTLGTVMGFIVGTVIVYQILYTEVSDHLSEYATLKAIGYTQTYLLTVILQEALMLACLGYIPGWIFTMLMYNTARNATLLPVFMSFERAITVLILTIIMCFISGAIAVRKLRSADPADIF; this is translated from the coding sequence ATGAATCATAAAATACCTCTGTCTTGGCTACAATTAACGCGGGAAAAGACTCGTTTAGCCGTAGCTTTGGCAGGAATTGCCTTTGCCGATATTTTGATGTTTATGCAACTTGGTTTTCGGGATGCTCTCTATTATAGTAATGTCCGTTTACATAGTAGTTTGATAGCTGACGTTGTTTTAATCAATAGTCAATCTAATGCTGTGTTAGCGATGAAAAGCTTTTCCCAACGGCGATTGTATAAAGCTTTAGAATTACCAATAGTAAAATCAGTACATCCAATATATTTAGATTATACAAGCTGGAAAAATCCCGTGACTGGTCGTCCTCGGAGTATTTTGACATTTGGAATTAATCCAGAGACGAATGTGTTTGATTTACCTGGAGTTCCGGAAAACTTAGAAAAGCTAAAACTGCCTGATGTAGTTTTATTTGACCGTTCTTCTCGTAAAGAATATGGTCCCATTGCTGCTGAATTTAATCAAGGAAACATTGTAACAGCAGAAGTAAGAAGAAGAAGAATTAAAGTAGCAGGACTATTTACTTTAGGTGCGTCCTTTGGGGCAGATGGTAATTTAATTACTAGTGATGTTAATTTTTTGCGGATATTTAATAACCGTCAGCGGGGATTAATTGATATTGGTCTCATTAAATTAAATCCGGGAGTAAATGCGACTATTGCTGCTGAACAATTGCGAAATTATTTACCTGAAGATATTAATGTTTTAACTAAGCAAGAATTTATTGATTTTGAGCGTAATTATTGGGCTAGTAGTACAGCTATTGGTTTTATTTTCACTCTAGGAACAGTTATGGGTTTTATCGTAGGAACCGTAATTGTTTACCAAATTCTTTATACCGAAGTTTCAGATCATTTATCTGAATATGCTACTTTAAAAGCCATAGGTTATACACAAACATATTTATTAACTGTGATTCTTCAAGAAGCTTTAATGTTAGCTTGTTTAGGATATATACCAGGATGGATATTTACTATGTTGATGTATAACACTGCTAGAAATGCTACACTTTTGCCCGTTTTTATGAGCTTTGAACGTGCAATCACAGTGCTAATTTTGACGATAATTATGTGTTTTATTTCTGGAGCGATCGCAGTTCGTAAATTGCGCTCTGCTGATCCAGCAGATATCTTCTAA
- a CDS encoding muconolactone Delta-isomerase family protein: MLYHLDFQVEYAADMSQQDLLTIWKEEADTALAAKQNGTIVDLWKCVGMRRVIAIVDVPSPDILDQILLDLPVMKKMGQYVHVEVVSLRRYEDFATDVSDRLDSTKTNT, from the coding sequence ATGTTGTACCATCTGGATTTTCAAGTTGAATACGCTGCGGATATGTCACAGCAAGATCTACTGACTATCTGGAAAGAAGAAGCAGATACAGCGCTGGCAGCTAAGCAAAACGGCACTATCGTAGATTTGTGGAAATGTGTGGGGATGCGGCGAGTGATTGCGATTGTCGATGTCCCATCACCAGATATACTCGACCAAATTCTGTTGGATTTACCTGTTATGAAAAAAATGGGGCAGTATGTTCATGTTGAGGTGGTTTCTTTGAGACGCTATGAAGATTTTGCGACTGATGTTAGCGATCGCCTTGATTCTACCAAAACAAATACATAA
- a CDS encoding HAD family hydrolase yields the protein MYGDFTSSRQLSQITSNCLSNIRLIATDMDGTLTKKGKFSAALLQTLEDLAAARIKVLIITGRSAGWVSGLSSLMPVAGAVAENGGLFYPSGKEEPVALTPIPDLVEHRQHLAGVFAQLKLKFPQIQESADNRFRITDWTFDVATLNTDELQILSNLCQQMGWGFTYSNVQCHIKPQGQDKAVGLLQVLQEYLPDYSPEQIVTVGDSPNDESLFNQRYFPISVGVANVLKYAKQLQYQPTYITAAAEGEGFCELSSYILNSLEDFPGFKV from the coding sequence ATGTACGGAGATTTCACAAGTTCTAGGCAACTGTCTCAGATTACATCTAACTGCTTGAGTAACATTCGCCTCATCGCTACAGATATGGATGGCACATTGACTAAGAAAGGCAAGTTTTCTGCCGCATTACTACAGACTTTAGAAGATTTAGCAGCAGCGAGGATCAAAGTACTAATTATTACGGGACGTTCCGCTGGCTGGGTAAGTGGACTGAGTAGCTTAATGCCAGTTGCGGGTGCTGTGGCAGAAAATGGCGGTTTATTTTATCCATCTGGGAAAGAAGAACCAGTCGCCTTAACACCGATTCCCGATTTAGTAGAACATCGCCAACATTTAGCTGGGGTTTTTGCACAATTAAAACTTAAATTTCCGCAAATTCAAGAATCTGCTGATAATCGTTTTCGCATCACTGATTGGACATTTGATGTAGCAACTTTAAATACCGATGAACTACAGATACTAAGTAATCTCTGTCAACAAATGGGTTGGGGATTTACCTACAGTAACGTGCAGTGTCACATTAAACCCCAAGGACAAGATAAGGCTGTAGGATTGTTACAGGTATTGCAAGAATATTTACCCGACTACTCACCAGAACAAATTGTGACTGTTGGTGATAGCCCTAATGATGAAAGTTTATTTAATCAACGTTATTTTCCTATTTCTGTTGGTGTAGCCAATGTGTTGAAATATGCAAAGCAATTACAATATCAGCCTACTTATATTACTGCCGCAGCTGAAGGAGAAGGTTTTTGTGAATTATCTAGTTATATTTTGAACAGTCTTGAAGATTTCCCTGGCTTTAAGGTTTAA
- a CDS encoding DevA family ABC transporter ATP-binding protein translates to MKKEPVISIKNLNHYYGKGSLKKQILFDINLDIYPGEIVIMTGPSGSGKTTLLSLIGGLRSVQEGSLQFSGIELYGASQNKLVQIRRNIGYIFQAHNLLGFLTATQNVQMAVELNKTVSQSEAIAKSQAMLGAVGLQERASYYPDNLSGGQKQRIAIARALVNSPPLVLADEPTAALDKQSGRDVVEIMQGLAKEQGTSILLVTHDNRILDIADRIVEMEDGLLARDSQGTVTSPNPESQKS, encoded by the coding sequence ATGAAAAAAGAACCTGTAATTTCCATTAAAAACCTCAATCATTACTATGGTAAAGGCTCACTCAAAAAACAAATTTTGTTTGATATTAACTTAGATATTTATCCTGGTGAGATTGTGATTATGACCGGACCATCAGGGTCAGGTAAAACAACATTATTGAGTTTGATTGGTGGTTTGCGCTCTGTACAAGAAGGAAGTCTCCAGTTTTCCGGTATAGAATTGTATGGTGCTAGCCAAAATAAATTAGTCCAAATTCGGCGGAACATTGGCTATATTTTTCAGGCTCACAACTTGCTAGGATTTTTAACTGCTACCCAAAATGTCCAGATGGCAGTGGAATTGAATAAAACAGTTTCTCAAAGCGAAGCAATTGCTAAATCACAAGCTATGTTGGGGGCTGTTGGTTTACAAGAACGAGCTAGTTATTACCCCGATAATCTTTCTGGTGGACAAAAACAAAGAATAGCGATCGCTCGTGCCTTAGTAAATAGTCCTCCACTAGTTTTAGCAGACGAACCAACCGCAGCATTAGACAAACAATCAGGACGTGATGTGGTAGAGATCATGCAAGGACTAGCCAAAGAGCAAGGAACTTCTATTTTGCTAGTGACACACGATAACCGGATTTTGGATATAGCTGATCGCATTGTAGAAATGGAAGATGGTCTTTTAGCTCGTGACTCCCAAGGCACAGTCACCAGTCCCAATCCTGAGAGCCAAAAATCATAA